Proteins from a genomic interval of Bacteroidia bacterium:
- a CDS encoding YceI family protein yields the protein MTSLIGFIKRIFGGKHAPNAAESKVPNPKVIETNATEWVVDSVHTKINFKVLHMEIAEVVGSFREIEGKVKATLPSLNDLSVELTIPAHTVNTDFPQRDWHIKSPEFLDVEQYPTIKFRSTNVTWKPLKRFTMQGLVTIKGIEKSITFEGQLTNSILKDLTGEPRLGFKVYGKLNRKDFGVNFEMKLENGEQIASEIVEFEADVEITTPQGYEKLKQFLASMGK from the coding sequence ATGACAAGCCTAATTGGATTCATTAAACGGATATTTGGGGGAAAACATGCGCCCAATGCGGCAGAGTCTAAAGTTCCAAATCCTAAGGTGATAGAAACTAACGCAACAGAGTGGGTAGTAGACTCCGTTCATACAAAGATAAACTTTAAAGTATTACACATGGAGATTGCAGAGGTAGTAGGGTCGTTTAGGGAAATTGAAGGTAAAGTTAAAGCTACCTTACCCAGCCTCAATGATTTGAGTGTTGAGCTTACTATTCCAGCTCACACTGTGAATACAGATTTTCCTCAACGGGACTGGCATATCAAATCTCCTGAATTTTTAGATGTTGAGCAGTATCCTACAATCAAATTCCGTAGCACAAATGTTACATGGAAACCCCTAAAAAGATTCACTATGCAAGGTTTAGTTACTATCAAAGGAATAGAAAAAAGTATTACCTTTGAGGGGCAGCTTACTAATAGCATATTAAAGGATTTGACAGGTGAACCCCGCTTGGGCTTTAAAGTTTATGGAAAGCTAAATAGAAAAGACTTTGGGGTAAATTTTGAAATGAAGTTAGAAAATGGCGAGCAAATAGCTTCTGAAATAGTAGAATTTGAAGCGGATGTAGAGATTACTACTCCTCAAGGGTATGAAAAACTCAAACAGTTTTTAGCATCTATGGGAAAGTAA